In Ogataea parapolymorpha DL-1 chromosome I, whole genome shotgun sequence, the following are encoded in one genomic region:
- a CDS encoding Peptidylprolyl-cis/trans-isomerase (PPIase) — protein sequence MSLNPHTGLPKGWKIKISKTHNQEYYYNPSTSESIWTPPEGTDKDALDLYLSKNLHKPKKVAARHILVKHRDSRRPSSWKEQNITRTKEEAVELIKGYKAQIESGEASFEEIASEHSDCSSHSKNGDLGYFGPGEMQPSFEKAAFGLQVGELSDVVESDSGIHLIERTG from the exons ATG TCTTTGAATCCACACACGGGACTGCCAAAAGGctggaaaatcaagatCTCCAAAACACACAACCAAGAGTACTACTACAACCCGTCCACGTCCGAGTCGATCTGGACCCCTCCAGAGGGAACGGACAAAGATGCATTGGACTTGTATCTGTCGAAAAACTTGCACAAGCCGAAGAAGGTGGCGGCCAGACACATCCTCGTGAAACACAGAGACTCGAGAAGACCGTCCTCGTGGAAAGAACAGAACATCACACGCACGAAGGAGGAGGCggtcgagctgatcaaggGCTACAAAGCGCAGATCGAGTCTGGAGAGGCATCATTCGAGGAAATCGCATCCGAACACAGCGACTGCAGCTCGCACTCGAAGAACGGCGACCTGGGCTACTTTGGGCCCGGCGAGATGCAACCTAGTTTCGAAAAGGCCGCGTTCGGCCTACAGGTCggcgagctgagcgacgTGGTCGAGTCTGACAGCGGCATCCATCTCATCGAAAGAACAGGATGA
- a CDS encoding 40S ribosomal protein S18-A, translated as MGLVVQESGSFQHILRLLNTNVDGRIKVMYALTTIRGVGRRYANLVCKKADVDLSKRAGELTQEELERIVTIMQNPTQYKIPAWFLNRQADVVDGKDYHVLANNLESKLREDLERLKRMRAHRGLRHSWRLRVRGQHTKTTGRRGKIAGP; from the coding sequence ATGGGACTCGTTGTTCAAGAATCTGGCTCGTTCCAGCACATTTTGCGTCTCCTCAACACCAACGTTGACGGAAGAATCAAGGTTATGTACGCCCTGACCACCATCAGAGGTGTCGGTAGAAGATACGCCAACTTGGTCTGCAAGAAAGCCGATGTTGATCTTTCCAAGAGAGCTGGTGAGCTGACCCAAGAAGAATTGGAGAGAATCGTCACCATCATGCAAAACCCAACCCAATACAAGATTCCAGCTTGGTTCTTGAACAGACAGGCCGACGTTGTTGACGGAAAGGACTACCACGTTCTTGCCAACAACTTGGAGAGCAAGTTGAGAGAAGACTTGGAGAGATTGAAGAGAATGAGAGCTCACCGTGGTTTGAGACACTCCTGGAGACTCAGAGTTAGAGGTCAACACACCAAGACCACTGGTAGAAGAGGTAAGATTGCTGGACCTTGA
- a CDS encoding Transcriptional adapter 2: MAKFHCDVCSSDCTRRVRIRCAVCADYDLCVPCFAKGESSGKHKPYHDYQVIEQHQYPIFDEDWGADEELLLIEGCQTLGLGNWQDISDFIGGRSKEEVGKHYEEYYLNSPCYPIPDLNKTFEHVSTSSFLRKRKQRLDSRKNLPLPPPKKVLTSKPLCSDIQKYMPGRLEFEEEADDEAEKVVQDMVFEGDETKEDIELKLTILDIYNSKLTMRAERKRLMLKNNLLDYRNNIAIDKKRTKEERELYNKLKAFARIMTPEDFKEFTDDMLSEVRIRNRIQQLQEWRRNGVMSFEGGAKYEKDKISRLSRVNLGIATAPITSGRERHTLNSVRSTSRHQTPSFDGNPKKRGNQPLDISQALDYDLLSDEEKVLCSNLRILPKPYLAIKETFFRELLRTGGVLKRKIAKELIKIDPAKTMKIYDFFVQQKWCNAT, translated from the coding sequence ATGGCCAAGTTCCACTGCGACGTCTGCTCGTCGGACTGCACACGCCGTGTGCGTATACGGTGCGCAGTTTGTGCCGACTATGACCTCTGTGTGCCGTGTTTTGCCAAGGGCGAAAGTTCTGGCAAGCACAAGCCGTACCACGACTACCAGGTAATCGAACAACACCAATATCCgatttttgacgaggattGGGGAgccgacgaggagctaCTACTGATAGAAGGCTGTCAGACTCTTGGGCTGGGTAATTGGCAAGATATCAGCGACTTCATCGGAGGTCGGTCTAAGGAGGAAGTTGGAAAACATTACGAGGAATATTACCTAAACTCTCCGTGCTATCCCATTCCTGATCTTAATAAAACCTTTGAGCATGTttccacgtcgtcgttccTGCGCAAACGCAAACAGCGCCTCGACTCACGGAAGAACCTGCCCCTGCCCCCACCGAAAAAGGTGCTTACCTCAAAACCGTTGTGCTCGGACATTCAAAAGTATATGCCCGGCAGACTGGAGTTCGAAGAGGAAGCAGATGACGAGGCAGAGAAGGTTGTGCAGGACATGGTTTTCGAAGGAGACGAGACAAAGGAGGACATTGAACTCAAGTTGACGATACTGGATATCTACAACTCGAAGCTGACGATGCGAGCCGAACGCAAACGGCtcatgctgaaaaacaacttGCTGGATTACCGAAACAACATAGCTATTGACAAAAAACGGACAAAGGAGGAGCGCGAATTGTACAACAAACTGAAGGCCTTTGCGCGGATAATGACGCCGGAGGATTTCAAGGAGTTCACCGATGACATGCTGAGCGAAGTGCGCATCCGCAACCggatccagcagctgcaggAATGGCGTCGCAACGGTGTGATGTCATTCGAGGGCGGTGCAAAGTACGAAAAGGACAAGATCAGCAGGCTATCTCGCGTGAATCTTGGCATTGCTACTGCCCCTATTACTTCTGGCAGAGAACGGCATACGTTGAACTCTGTTCGGTCCACGTCAAGACACCAGACTCCTTCATTTGATGGTAACCCCAAGAAGCGCGGGAACCAGCCGCTGGACATTTCGCAGGCGCTCGACTATGACCTGTTGtcggacgaggagaagGTTTTATGTTCGAACCTTCGCATACTGCCGAAGCCATATTTGGCAATCAAGGAGACATTTTTCCGCGAGCTGCTACGCACGGGAGGTGTCTTGAAGCGCAAGATTGCCAAGGAGCTAATCAAGATAGATCCGGCAAAGACGATGAAAATATACGATTTTTTTGTGCAACAGAAATGGTGCAATGCTACATAG
- a CDS encoding Cyclin has product MTSQPHRSKRPPIVIPPPPVGADEPTPTPATYRTLPQKFIHCPKDDLIVIISRMLSSLISINDQQISSDINQQSLTRFHSRSPPQISLYSYLSRLSHYSSLENSVLITSIYYIDLLSMCYPIFAVNSLTVHRFLLTATTVASKALCDSFCSNSHYAKVGGVNLMELNVLETEFLNKVGYRVVPRDFNYDRLQERKSSTGTLDTDYLKKVKLGIENASEVLDLYYKRMVMLVGARDNGTVGCHDDVEYELAPEAGGSEECKAGDKTQTGLTDAGRRKLRKLEKPDTNGDQDSAK; this is encoded by the coding sequence ATGACTTCGCAGCCGCACAGGTCCAAAAGACCGCCCATTGTGATCCCTCCGCCGCCCGTGGGTGCCGACGAGCCCACTCCAACTCCCGCAACCTACCGCACGCTCCCGCAAAAGTTCATACACTGTCCCAAAGACGACCTCATAGTGATCATATCGCGCATGCTTTCCTCGCTCATTTCCATCAACGACCAGCAAATCTCGTCGGACATCAACCAGCAGTCGCTCACGCGTTTTCATTCGCGTTCACCGCCACAAATCTCGCTCTACTCTTATCTTTCCAGACTTTCCCATTATTCGTCTCTGGAGAATTCCGTTCTCATAACTAGCATTTATTACATTGATTTACTCAGCATGTGTTATCCCATATTTGCAGTCAATTCTCTCACAGTGCACCGTTTTTTGCTGACGGCGACGACGGTGGCTTCCAAAGCGCTCTGCGACAGTTTTTGCTCCAATAGCCATTATGCCAAAGTAGGGGGTGTGAACTTGATGGAGCTCAACGTGCTGGAGACAGAGtttctcaacaaagtcGGGTACCGCGTGGTTCCCCGAGACTTCAACTACGATAGACTACAGGAAAGGAAAAGCAGCACTGGGACGCTGGACACGGATTATTTGAAGAAGGTCAAGCTGGGCATCGAGAACGCCTCGGAGGTGCTTGATCTGTATTATAAACGGATGGTTATGCTTGTCGGCGCGCGCGATAACGGCACTGTCGGGTGTCacgacgacgtggagtACGAACTTGCTCCAGAAGCAGGTGGGAGCGAGGAGTGCAAGGCTGGCGACAAAACGCAGACGGGACTGACGGACGCCGGCAGACGAAAGTTACGCAAACTCGAAAAACCGGATACAAATGGCGACCAGGATTCCGCTAAATAA
- a CDS encoding Aminopeptidase 2: MSPPQRQVLPANVKPVHYDLSLKPDLTTFKFNGEVTIDLNVKETSNFIELHTLELELSEVQLSTKEGKVAPKETSYSKDDQSTTFKFGDNVLKAGESVQLSIKFIGELNDKLSGFYRSSYTENGQTKYLATTQMEATDCRRAFPCFDEPNLKATFSISIVADKEYTCLSNMDVKEEKSVSETQKKVVFNTTPPMSTYLVAFIVGDLKYVESKYKFRDIPVRVYTTPGYEKEGQYSAELAAKALEYYEKVFDIPYPLPKMDMVGIHDFSAGAMENWGLVTYRMVDLLVNETKTNLATKLRVSEVVAHELAHQWFGNICTMDFWDSLWLNESFATYMSWKCCDHFEKDWKIWENFVGDSLQMALSLDALRSSHPIEVPVAHADEINQIFDAISYEKGSSVLRMLANYLGEETFIKGVSHYVKKHMYANAVTEDLWASLSEVSGKDVQSTMNIWTKKVGYPLVQVSEKNGKVTIRQHRYLTTGDVKPEDDTTVYPIFLSIRTDDGVKEFVFDKKEQELDLKSSDFFKLNSDTTGVFRVNYEPERWQALGAAADKLSVEDRIGLVADAGALSVSGYSKTTNLLSLTSHFKNEPSFFVWSEMIARIGAVKRAWLFEDESIKEGLKALVRSLVSDKCHKAGWKFDSSESFLEQRLKALLFSAAAANGDQKVIDAAKNLFAGYIANEKSELDPNLRGTVFSVAATHGSKKEFEALVNLYKETPLADEKQEVLASLGKFEDKELLTKVTDMLLNGTIRTQDVIRPMAGMATHRAGVEHLWDFVTSRWDEIVKAIPASLTLLAYVVDCATRGFTTKEQYQKVEEFFKDKDTKAFDQKLAQALESIESRAKWVSRDSKDVADWLKVNGYSS; the protein is encoded by the coding sequence ATGAGCCCTCCACAGAGACAGGTTTTGCCTGCAAATGTCAAGCCAGTTCACTACGATCTGAGTCTGAAGCCTGATCTGACCACTTTCAAGTTTAATGGAGAGGTCACCATCGACCTGAACGTGAAGGAAACAAGCAACTTTATCGAGCTTCACACtctggagctcgagcttTCTGAGGTGCAATTGAGCACTAAGGAAGGAAAAGTGGCTCCTAAGGAGACATCCTACTCCAAGGATGACCAGTCAACGACGTTCAAATTTGGCGACAACGTCCTGAAGGCGGGAGAGTCCGTCCAATTGTCCATCAAGTTTATTGGTGAATTGAACGACAAATTGAGCGGATTTTACAGGTCTTCGTACACGGAGAACGGCCAGACCAAGTACCTGGCTACGACACAGATGGAGGCCACGGACTGCAGACGGGCTTTTCCGTGTTTCGACGAGCCTAACTTGAAGGCCACTTTTTCCATCTCCATTGTTGCCGACAAGGAGTACACCTGTTTGTCGAACATGGAcgtgaaggaggagaagtcTGTTTCCGAGACCCAGAAAAAGGTCGTTTTCAACACGACTCCGCCTATGTCTACGTATTTGGTTGCGTTTATTGTCGGAGACCTGAAATACGTGGAGTCCAAGTACAAGTTCAGAGATATTCCTGTCAGAGTGTACACCACGCCGGGCTACGAGAAGGAGGGTCAATATTCTGCAGAATTGGCCGCCAAGGCTCTTGAATACTACGAAAAGGTGTTCGACATTCCATATCCGCTGCCAAAGATGGACATGGTTGGTATCCACGACTTCTCGGCGGGTGCCATGGAAAACTGGGGTTTGGTCACCTACAGAATGGTTGATCTGCTGGTGAATGAGACCAAGACCAATCTGGCCACCAAGCTGCGTGTTTCTGAGGTTGTTGCTCATGAATTGGCACATCAATGGTTTGGAAACATCTGTACGATGGATTTCTGGGACTCTCTGTGGTTGAACGAGAGTTTTGCTACCTACATGTCGTGGAAGTGCTGTGATCACTTTGAGAAGGATTGGAAGATCTGGGAGAACTTTGTTGGCGACTCGTTGCAGATGGCTCTTTCGCTGGATGCTTTGAGATCGTCACACCCGATTGAAGTTCCTGTTGCGCATGCCGACGAAATCAACCAGATTTTCGACGCCATCTCGTATGAAAAGGGATCCTCTGTTCTTAGAATGCTTGCTAACTACCTCGGCGAGGAGACTTTCATCAAGGGCGTCTCTCACTACGTGAAAAAACACATGTACGCCAACGCTGTGACCGAGGACCTGTGGGCCTCGTTGTCTGAGGTGTCAGGCAAGGACGTCCAATCCACGATGAACATCTGGACCAAGAAAGTCGGCTATCCATTGGTGCAGGTGTCTGAGAAAAACGGCAAGGTGACCATCAGACAGCACAGATACCTCACTACCGGTGATGTCAAGCCAGAGGACGACACCACCGTGTATCCGATCTTTTTGAGCATCAGGACCGACGACGGTGTCAAGgagtttgtgtttgacaagaaggagcaggagctggacctCAAGAGCTCTgacttcttcaagctcaacagcGACACCACCGGTGTGTTCAGAGTGAACTACGAGCCGGAAAGATGGCAGGCTCTAGGTGCTGCCGCCGACAAGCTCTCTGTCGAGGACAGAATCGGTCTTGTTGCCGACGCTGGTGCGCTGTCGGTCTCTGGCTACTCCAAGACCACCAACCTGCTTTCTCTGACGTCGCACTTCAAGAATGAGCCATCGTTCTTTGTGTGGTCCGAGATGATTGCCAGAATTGGTGCCGTCAAGCGCGCCTGGCTCTTTGAAGACGAGAGCATCAAGGAGGGTCTCAAGGCCCTGGTCAGAAGCCTTGTGAGTGACAAGTGCCACAAGGCCGGCTGGAAATTCGACTCGTCCGAGTCCTTCCTTGAACAGAGACTCAAGGCACTGCTATTCAgcgctgctgctgccaacggCGACCAAAAGGTTATTGACGCTGCCAAGAATCTGTTTGCAGGCTACATTGCCAACGAGAAGTCAGAGTTAGACCCTAACCTCAGAGGAACGGTGTTCAGCGTTGCCGCAACTCAcggctccaaaaaagagttCGAGGCGCTCGTCAATTTGTACAAAGAGACACCGCTCGCGGACGAAAAACAAGAGGTGCTGGCCAGTCTCGGCAAGTTTGAGGAcaaagagctgctcaccAAGGTCACCGACATGCTTTTGAACGGAACTATCAGAACTCAGGACGTGATCAGACCAATGGCTGGCATGGCTACTCACAGAGCCGGTGTCGAGCACCTGTGGGACTTTGTGACCAGCAGATGGGACGAGATTGTGAAGGCCATCCCTGCATCGCTGACTTTGCTGGCGTACGTGGTGGATTGTGCCACACGCGGATTCACCACCAAGGAGCAATACCAAAAGGTGGAGGAGTtcttcaaagacaaagACACCAAGGCGTTCGACCAGAAACTTGCCCAGGCTTTGGAGTCGATTGAGTCCAGAGCTAAATGGGTCAGCAGAGACTCCAAGGACGTTGCTGACTGGCTTAAGGTTAACGGTTACTCATCCTAG
- a CDS encoding Alpha-1,6-mannosyltransferase involved in cell wall mannan biosynthesis — protein sequence MKINTVKRTLLLSVSIVAIVVVLIRLSSDSTPDLHQVLSPGVPMSDSSQQDHQGRGRGRRGSGLGLSGKSNSEELEIARKLNELTEKLLNEQDVRLKKLEQDRQRLEKQLSELRRPNPEATLRERLAYMFPYDQNRKFPAYIWQSWKYGLNDANFGPRYKEGEEQWALKNPGFVHELFNDDTSNAIVHYLYMHMPEVVKAYELLPHIVLKMDFFRYLILFAKGGVYADVDTLPLQPIPNWIPENVDPSEIGMIIGIQSDPDTPDWRKFFARRLQFANWVIQAKPGHPILREVIATITEETLKRAKEGTLDFDAASDFSIMEWTGAGVWTDVIFKYFNDYVLSGIFSKVTWKDFTKLDVPKLVSDVLVLPITCFSPGIGKMGAHDADHPLAFVKHYSEHLFRQ from the coding sequence ATGAAAATAAACACAGTCAAGCGGACCCTGCTTCTGTCTGTGAGCATTGTGGCGATCGTCGTGGTGCTGATCCGACTATCGTCGGATTCGACGCCAGACCTGCACCAGGTGCTAAGTCCAGGAGTGCCCATGTCAGACTCATCACAACAGGATCATCAGGGCAGAGGACGAGGCCGGCGCGGATCAGGACTCGGTCTTTCGGGAAAATCGAACTCAGAGGAGCTTGAGATAGCCCGCAAGCTAAACGAGCTGAccgagaagctgctgaacgagcaGGACGTTCGTCTAAAAAAACTGGAACAGGACAGACAGAGActggagaaacagctgAGCGAGCTGCGCAGACCGAACCCGGAAGCGACTCTGCGCGAGCGTTTGGCGTACATGTTCCCATACGATCAGAACAGGAAGTTTCCTGCTTATATCTGGCAGTCGTGGAAGTACGGTTTAAACGACGCCAATTTCGGACCCAGGTACAAAGAAGGAGAGGAACAGTGGGCGTTGAAGAACCCGGGCTTTGTGCACGAGCTATTCAACGATGACACTTCCAACGCGATTGTCCACTATTTATACATGCACATGCCAGAGGTGGTGAAAGCGTACGAGCTGCTCCCCCACATTGTGCTCAAGatggattttttcagatatTTAATACTTTTTGCAAAGGGAGGAGTTTATGCTGATGTCGACACGCTGCCGCTGCAGCCGATTCCCAACTGGATCCCAGAAAACGTCGACCCTTCGGAGATCGGCATGATCATCGGGATCCAATCAGACCCAGACACGCCAGACTGGCGTAAATTCTTTGCCAGAAGACTGCAGTTCGCCAACTGGGTGATCCAGGCCAAACCGGGGCACCCAATCCTGCGTGAGGTGATTGCTACGATCACAGAAGAGACGCTCAAACGGGCCAAGGAAGGCACTTTGGACTTTGACGCCGCCAGCGATTTCTCGATCATGGAGTGGACCGGAGCCGGGGTCTGGACAGACGTCATcttcaaatatttcaatGACTATGTTCTTAGTGGaattttctccaaagtCACCTGGAAAGATTTCACCAAGCTGGATGTGCCGAAACTCGTGTCGGacgtgctggtgctgcCCATCACGTGTTTTTCGCCGGGAATTGGCAAAATGGGTGCCCACGACGCAGACCATCCTTTGGCATTTGTCAAACACTATTCCGAACATCTCTTTAGACAGTGA
- a CDS encoding Conserved hypothetical membrane protein gives MDEISAFLSWIVMGNFLWIFIGTTTFCGLLIYVGNTFTDGKINKKFLQKLITFDNKLNVDINSDDFKASWEDGAIKLQNLVVGFGPNEHLHYSVKIDTVTVTLSLGKWLDGKGLIKDVDLTGVVGSAHMDEHYQEVMDESFSAKYEFEHFQINNLKLVVRRKNCPPLEVEIFNCKLPRLRRNWITYDFINADAFSGSINGSLITLHKRQNQFAEFSALDHTEDTNPWKKITRLRIDQLDLARVTGPVSKLNWLRSGSVELTVDIMLPTEDDSESIKELLLQGNETTEENKYVVMDFKVNFHDLHARVPAKMPCSSLTNAPYISEADLRSLITFINDKRFGLAMRTAETWDIDENPFDGSDLATEPDEGKSVDPRVPPIKFRLVHNLANFELVDMVACLGLHTDPPRDLSGVQKQSFDNTNKLIDAAMTEMLGLLMLYKEELQQRLIEAYSKRTNFEIFFNNFILGNLILVGLGSFVI, from the coding sequence atggacgagatcagcgCTTTTCTGTCGTGGATCGTGATGGGCAATTTTCTGTGGATTTTCATAGGAACCACCACATTTTGCGGCCTGCTAATCTACGTTGGAAATACGTTCACCGACggcaagatcaacaagaagtTCTTGCAGAAACTCATTACTTTCGATAACAAACTCAATGTGGACATCAACAGCGACGATTTCAAGGCCTCCTGGGAGGACGGCGCGATCAAGTTGCAGAATCTCGTTGTTGGATTTGGCCCCAACGAACATCTACACTACAGCGTCAAGATTGACACTGTGACTGTGACGCTGTCGCTCGGGAAATGGCTGGACGGCAAGGGACTCATCAAAGATGTAGATTTGACCGGCGTGGTTGGCTCTGCACACATGGACGAGCATTATCAGGAGGTCATGGACGAGTCGTTTTCCGCAAAATACGAATTTGAGCACTTTCAGATAAACAATCTCAAGCTGGTGGTGAGGCGCAAAAATTGTCCTCCGTTGGAGGTGGAGATATTCAACTGCAAGCTTCCAAGATTGCGGCGCAACTGGATCACGTACGACTTTATCAACGCGGATGCATTTTCGGGATCGATCAATGGGTCATTGATCACGCTCCACAAACGCCAAAATCAGTTTGCCGAGTTCTCTGCTCTGGACCATACGGAGGACACGAACCCGTGGAAGAAAATCACCCGGCTGCGTattgaccagctggacctTGCGCGGGTGACCGGCCCGGTTTCGAAGCTAAACTGGCTCCGCTCGGGCTCGGTCGAGCTGACAGTCGACATTATGCTTCCTACAGAAGACGACTCGGAAAGTATTAAGGAACTGTTGCTGCAGGGCAACGAGACCACCGAGGAAAACAAGTACGTTGTGATGGACTTCAAGGTGAACTTTCACGATCTGCATGCTAGGGTGCCCGCAAAAATGCCCTGTTCGTCCTTGACCAATGCTCCATATATTTCAGAAGCAGATTTACGCAGCCTGATCACGTTTATTAATGACAAACGTTTTGGCTTAGCCATGCGCACGGCTGAAACGTGggacatcgacgagaatCCTTTTGACGGGTCAGATCTTGCTACAGAGCCCGACGAGGGCAAATCGGTGGACCCACGTGTTCCCCCGATAAAATTCCGTCTGGTGCACAACCTGgccaattttgagctcgtggACATGGTTGCCTGCTTGGGACTGCACACCGACCCGCCGCGGGATCTGAGCGGGGTACAAAAGCAAAGTTTCGACAACACCAACAAGCTTATTGATGCGGCCATGACAGAGATGCTCGGGTTGCTGATGCTGtacaaggaggagctgcaaCAGCGGCTGATCGAGGCTTACTCGAAACGGACGAATTTTGAGATATTCTTCAACAATTTCATCCTCGGCAACCTGATCCTGGTCGGGCTTGGCAGTTTTGTGATTTAG
- a CDS encoding Conserved hypothetical membrane protein — protein sequence MLFPLLLLVGSALAGRIRPFPDPEDDISKLPVYAPNDAVPLQCNARQIDNGEHKFDSQGNVVYADFLKCQETAKPLALKYGHDEQIECTVKFEDEIYHLFQLYLHNDAPFSCKVDVKPKSGVSVPIVFQFRGVVEESHFDLDPNVNVLFMTRDNQIVSGTAWSSSLNTTKVIIGDSVPLKFDVKWLANGNKDTDASGMTFLRFPKHHSPLIIATYCAGSLVVGAVVAIGLGYKRISKKIQLSDLNKVD from the coding sequence ATGTTGTTTCCTCTTCTGCTGCTAGTCGGCTCCGCGCTGGCAGGCAGAATCCGCCCATTCCCGGATCCAGAAGACGATATATCCAAGCTGCCCGTCTACGCGCCTAACGACGCCGTCCCACTGCAGTGCAATGCCCGGCAAATCGACAACGGAGAGCATAAGTTCGACTCGCAGGGAAACGTTGTCTACGCAGACTTTCTCAAGTGCCAGGAGACGGCCAAACCGCTGGCGTTGAAATACGGCCACGACGAGCAGATCGAGTGCACCGTCAAATTTGAGGACGAAATATACCATCTATTCCAATTATATCTACATAACGACGCTCCGTTCTCGTGCAAGGTGGACGTCAAACCGAAATCTGGCGTCAGCGTGCCGATCGTGTTCCAATTCCGTGGCGTGGTCGAGGAGTCGCACTTCGATCTGGACCCAAACGTCAACGTGCTTTTCATGACAAGAGACAACCAAATAGTCTCGGGAACGGCTTggtccagctcgctcaaCACCACAAAGGTCATCATCGGCGACTCTGTGCCGCTCAAATTCGACGTCAAATGGCTCGCCAATGGAAACAAGGACACCGACGCTTCCGGAATGACCTTCCTCCGGTTCCCAAAGCACCACAGCCCGCTTATCATCGCCACGTATTGCGCCGGGTCGCTCGTCGTTGGGGCCGTCGTGGCCATTGGCCTCGGATACAAACggatctcgaaaaaaatccagctcAGCGACCTAAATAAGGTGGATTGA
- a CDS encoding 40S ribosomal protein S17-B: MGRVRTKTVKRASKVLIEKYYPKLTLDFEVNKRLTSEIAEIQSKRLRNKIAGYTTHLMKRIQKGPVRGISFKLQEEERERKDQYVPEVSALDLKKNKGQLHIDADTDEMIKSLGFKVPASVIAVSANRGLRRYRK; this comes from the exons ATG GGTAGAGTTAGAACCAAGACCGTCAAGAGAGCCTCCAAGGTTCTCATCGAGAAATACTATCCAAAATTGACCTTGGACTTTGAGGTCAACAAGAGATTGACCAGTGAAATCGCCGAGATCCAGTCCAAGAGATTGAGAAACAAGATCGCTGGTTACACCACTCACTTGATGAAGAGAATTCAAAAGGGTCCAGTCAGAGGTATTTCGTTCAAGTTGcaagaggaagagagagaaagaaaGGACCAATACGTCCCAGAAGTGTCGGCCTTGgacttgaagaagaacaagggCCAGCTCCACATCGATGCCGACACCGACGAAATGATCAAATCCCTTGGCTTCAAGGTCCCAGCCTCCGTGATCGCTGTCTCTGCTAACAGAGGTCTCAGAAGATACAGAAAGTAA